One Roseimaritima multifibrata DNA window includes the following coding sequences:
- the fmt gene encoding methionyl-tRNA formyltransferase, which translates to MPDLDNKAKEMRIILMGTGPFAVPSFEAIRQAGMEIPLVVTRPALTKKSRSGPPPAPVREWAEAHQLPLFDPPSINDPAAIETIRSHSPDILFVCDYGQILSDQALAVAPKGGLNLHGSLLPAYRGAAPVQWAMRKGESETGVSIIHMTPRLDGGPVVAQRPLKIQDHETAGELEHRLAEDGVAATLAALKQLAGWDGMEPIGVPQDNSKASRAPRLQKKDGAIDWSQSAAQVDFQIRSMQPWPTAFTFLHRSDKPAVRITVLKAAPSNQTRASNLQAGQIVVDEENSDLFVACGTGLLQIDQLQPAGKKPMAVADFLRGHPLSAEARFSGQ; encoded by the coding sequence ATGCCTGATCTAGATAACAAAGCAAAAGAGATGCGAATCATTTTGATGGGAACCGGCCCCTTTGCCGTCCCTTCGTTCGAAGCGATTCGGCAAGCGGGGATGGAAATCCCCTTGGTCGTGACCCGCCCAGCCTTGACGAAAAAGAGCCGCAGCGGACCGCCTCCTGCCCCCGTACGCGAATGGGCCGAGGCCCACCAACTGCCACTTTTTGATCCCCCCTCGATCAATGACCCCGCCGCGATCGAAACGATCCGCAGCCACAGCCCTGACATTCTGTTCGTCTGCGATTACGGACAAATCTTAAGCGACCAAGCCCTGGCGGTGGCTCCCAAGGGAGGACTGAACCTACACGGATCACTGCTGCCGGCCTATCGCGGTGCCGCCCCCGTGCAGTGGGCGATGCGCAAAGGCGAATCGGAAACCGGCGTGTCGATCATCCACATGACTCCGCGACTGGACGGCGGCCCCGTCGTCGCCCAGCGGCCCCTGAAAATTCAGGACCATGAAACCGCGGGAGAACTTGAACACCGCCTGGCCGAAGATGGAGTCGCAGCGACGCTGGCGGCCCTAAAGCAATTGGCGGGGTGGGACGGAATGGAACCAATCGGCGTCCCGCAAGACAACTCAAAGGCCTCTCGAGCTCCGCGGCTTCAGAAAAAAGACGGAGCCATCGACTGGTCCCAAAGTGCGGCTCAGGTTGATTTCCAAATTCGCTCGATGCAGCCCTGGCCCACCGCATTCACGTTCCTACACCGGAGCGACAAACCAGCGGTTCGAATCACGGTCCTGAAGGCCGCCCCATCCAACCAAACGCGAGCAAGCAACCTGCAGGCGGGACAGATCGTCGTTGACGAAGAAAACTCAGACCTGTTCGTGGCTTGCGGAACAGGGCTGCTGCAAATCGATCAACTACAGCCCGCCGGAAAAAAACCGATGGCCGTCGCCGACTTCCTGCGAGGCCACCCCCTGTCGGCAGAGGCCCGCTTTAGCGGCCAGTAA
- the def gene encoding peptide deformylase → MPLEIVNYPHPTLRFPSRPIKRVDKELRMMAAEMIELMYCHEGVGLAANQVALPLRMFVLNPTGKQGEGEEMVVINPVIQRPKGREPDREGCLSVPGVFGDVIRAKQIQFSGYDLQGTPLNFTCEGFFARVLQHETDHLDGTMFFDRMPEGARKEIDPLLEEFEFEFRSRQAGGTIPSDQSIIKEQAEWLNRYA, encoded by the coding sequence ATGCCGCTGGAAATTGTCAACTATCCGCATCCAACCCTTCGGTTCCCCAGCCGGCCCATCAAACGGGTCGATAAAGAACTGCGAATGATGGCTGCCGAGATGATCGAACTGATGTACTGCCACGAAGGAGTCGGCCTGGCCGCCAACCAAGTCGCCTTGCCCCTCCGGATGTTTGTCCTCAACCCAACGGGCAAGCAGGGCGAAGGGGAAGAGATGGTGGTCATCAACCCGGTCATCCAACGCCCCAAGGGCAGAGAACCCGACCGGGAGGGCTGCCTAAGCGTCCCCGGCGTCTTCGGGGATGTCATCCGAGCCAAGCAAATTCAGTTCTCGGGCTACGACCTGCAAGGGACCCCGCTGAACTTTACCTGCGAGGGCTTTTTCGCACGGGTGCTGCAGCACGAAACCGACCACCTGGACGGAACCATGTTCTTCGACCGCATGCCCGAAGGTGCTCGCAAAGAAATCGACCCTCTGCTGGAAGAATTCGAATTTGAATTCCGCAGCCGGCAAGCGGGCGGAACCATCCCCTCGGACCAGTCGATCATAAAAGAACAAGCCGAGTGGCTAAACCGATATGCCTGA
- a CDS encoding tetratricopeptide repeat protein, with amino-acid sequence MLWSLSNCARSEEAGCFWTAGDQFTFQRNRPPQMTIDTYTTCPCGSGKKIKFCKCKDSVGEMDRVVKMMEGGQLVAALDRLNQILEEHPSAAWALAVRGRLLIEMREYGTLASNAERFVRLQPSNPLALAQLSLALMTKGDVAKATETMLQGLNEVGPDVDQFFLMVSSTVAIAHLENRAFLSATAWDSLSQNLPEFQEQRERSAGRMLSRSPEVNQFLKGPFALLERPEDVEWGERYDEAAGLMHHVRILAAEPKLESLDRQYRGEPAILSGLLNCAIWRGDVERQQALFGKLAKCESLGDEEQARMLALSALVEPDSSLMSVGMEEHVYTINDFEAFTVACTANSRIVGKPVDDSYPAEAEDGGVPPRFAYQILNAPYPEVASAAELPPVAEVPGVLASALAFGRQTDRAARLKAYVMASKADALKSLLTDLLGGEVEMTSETLRVFMAHSLQREMPHPFQAALAGKTDSSAASVEYLREGFVDTVMQLKLPLFDDKAVSEVVDDDQYRIQRLALVRTLQNQSDLAIIQGENLAKLAEKLGVSDLPPIVVTDAESENVKVYELPQVDLSQADAETTFLYLNYAEAYVSRSAVMEAADRLIELDPPGDLRRAKLAAYVAKASGAPDHAEALAILGEGRQWAEANEVPAPSILLSILPHALLGGAGPVFEETVSKLLSEYREDPNVMARLQQLLVNFGLINPDGTPRNAPQASPEPQGGLWTPDQGDAPAGAPPAADGGSKLWVPGMD; translated from the coding sequence ATGTTATGGTCTCTGTCTAATTGTGCACGAAGCGAGGAAGCCGGCTGTTTCTGGACGGCTGGCGACCAATTTACCTTTCAGCGGAACCGGCCCCCCCAAATGACCATCGACACCTATACGACTTGCCCCTGTGGTAGTGGCAAGAAAATCAAGTTTTGCAAATGCAAAGATTCCGTTGGTGAAATGGACCGCGTGGTCAAGATGATGGAAGGGGGGCAATTGGTTGCCGCCTTAGATCGACTGAACCAAATTCTTGAAGAGCATCCCTCGGCAGCTTGGGCGTTGGCCGTGCGAGGACGTTTGCTGATTGAAATGCGGGAATACGGTACGCTCGCCAGCAATGCCGAACGATTTGTGCGGTTGCAGCCTTCGAACCCGCTGGCACTTGCCCAGTTGTCGCTCGCTTTGATGACCAAGGGAGATGTGGCCAAGGCGACGGAGACGATGCTGCAAGGGCTGAATGAGGTCGGCCCGGATGTCGATCAATTCTTCCTGATGGTTTCCAGTACGGTCGCGATCGCTCACCTTGAAAACCGAGCCTTCTTGAGCGCGACGGCGTGGGATTCGTTGAGCCAAAACCTCCCTGAATTTCAAGAGCAGCGGGAGCGATCCGCCGGTCGTATGCTCAGCCGATCGCCTGAAGTGAATCAGTTTCTGAAGGGGCCGTTTGCTCTGTTGGAACGCCCCGAGGATGTGGAGTGGGGCGAGCGGTATGACGAAGCCGCTGGTTTGATGCATCATGTTCGCATTCTGGCTGCAGAGCCCAAGTTGGAGTCTCTGGACCGGCAGTATCGCGGTGAACCTGCGATCTTGTCAGGACTGCTGAACTGTGCCATTTGGCGTGGTGATGTGGAACGCCAACAAGCGTTGTTCGGAAAACTGGCCAAGTGTGAATCGCTTGGCGATGAAGAACAGGCTCGGATGCTGGCCCTTTCGGCTCTGGTTGAGCCCGACAGTTCGTTGATGTCGGTGGGGATGGAAGAACATGTCTATACGATCAACGACTTCGAAGCATTTACCGTTGCCTGTACCGCGAACTCTCGGATCGTTGGTAAGCCGGTTGACGATTCATATCCGGCCGAAGCCGAGGATGGCGGCGTGCCTCCGCGATTTGCTTATCAGATTCTGAATGCTCCGTACCCTGAGGTCGCCAGTGCTGCGGAATTGCCGCCGGTCGCGGAAGTTCCCGGTGTTTTGGCCAGTGCCCTCGCGTTTGGTCGCCAGACCGACCGTGCCGCTCGGCTGAAGGCTTACGTCATGGCAAGCAAGGCTGACGCTCTGAAGTCTCTGTTGACGGATCTTCTGGGTGGCGAAGTCGAGATGACTTCGGAGACTCTGCGTGTCTTCATGGCTCATTCGCTTCAGCGAGAAATGCCTCATCCGTTTCAGGCCGCCCTTGCCGGGAAGACTGATTCCTCGGCAGCGAGTGTCGAGTATCTGCGGGAAGGCTTTGTCGATACGGTCATGCAGCTGAAATTGCCTCTTTTCGATGACAAAGCCGTCTCGGAAGTGGTCGACGACGATCAGTACCGCATCCAGCGTTTAGCGTTGGTCCGGACCCTGCAGAATCAGTCGGATTTGGCGATCATTCAAGGCGAAAATCTCGCCAAGCTGGCAGAGAAGCTTGGGGTTTCCGACCTCCCGCCGATTGTTGTCACCGATGCTGAATCGGAAAACGTGAAGGTTTACGAATTGCCGCAAGTCGATTTGTCGCAGGCGGATGCAGAAACCACGTTTTTATACCTGAACTACGCCGAAGCCTACGTCTCTCGCTCGGCAGTCATGGAAGCCGCCGATCGGCTGATTGAGCTGGATCCTCCAGGAGACCTTCGCAGGGCTAAACTGGCCGCCTATGTCGCCAAGGCGTCGGGAGCCCCGGACCATGCGGAAGCGTTGGCCATTCTTGGAGAAGGGCGTCAGTGGGCAGAAGCGAACGAAGTCCCTGCTCCTTCGATTCTTCTTTCCATCCTGCCTCATGCCTTGTTAGGTGGAGCCGGTCCGGTCTTTGAAGAGACGGTGTCGAAGCTGTTGTCCGAGTATCGTGAAGATCCAAACGTGATGGCTCGCCTGCAGCAATTGCTGGTTAATTTCGGGTTGATCAATCCAGATGGGACGCCTCGCAATGCTCCACAGGCAAGCCCTGAACCGCAGGGTGGTCTTTGGACGCCTGATCAAGGGGACGCTCCTGCGGGAGCTCCACCAGCCGCCGATGGCGGAAGTAAGCTTTGGGTTCCAGGAATGGACTGA
- a CDS encoding mannose-1-phosphate guanylyltransferase, translated as MLHAVIMAGGSGTRFWPASRRDTPKQLLKLSGDRTMIQATADRLGDLVPDQRKMVVTNAALVAAVRQQLPDLPVESIVGEPCKRDTAPCIGLAATLIAAKDPDATMLVMPADHVITSDADFQKAVLAGEALLDEDPTRIVTFGIEPSYPAESFGYIERGETLGKADSAAYRVTRFREKPDAATAQQYLAAGTFYWNSGIFMWRCSTILEALQKQMPEMMEKLENIGQAAGESNFSEVLEREFAAIEGKSIDYAVMEDYPNIVVLEAPFRWDDVGSWQSLARMNPPDADGNTVLANHLGIDTRQTIVFGDTDHLIVTIDIEDLIVVHTPGATLVAPKSSEERVREVVKRLTEEGRESRL; from the coding sequence ATGTTACACGCTGTTATTATGGCTGGCGGAAGCGGAACTCGCTTTTGGCCTGCCAGTCGTCGCGATACCCCGAAACAACTTTTGAAGCTGTCTGGCGATCGTACGATGATCCAGGCGACGGCGGACCGGTTGGGGGATCTGGTTCCCGATCAACGCAAGATGGTCGTCACCAATGCGGCTCTCGTCGCTGCGGTTCGGCAGCAGTTGCCCGACCTTCCGGTCGAGTCGATCGTCGGGGAGCCTTGTAAGCGTGATACCGCTCCCTGTATCGGTTTGGCCGCGACCCTGATCGCCGCCAAGGATCCGGATGCGACCATGTTGGTAATGCCGGCGGATCATGTGATCACCAGCGATGCGGATTTCCAAAAGGCGGTTCTCGCGGGGGAGGCTTTGTTGGACGAGGATCCGACCCGGATTGTGACCTTTGGGATTGAACCGTCCTATCCGGCGGAATCTTTTGGCTATATCGAACGGGGCGAAACGCTCGGGAAGGCGGATTCGGCAGCCTATCGAGTTACCCGATTTCGCGAAAAACCGGATGCCGCGACCGCTCAGCAGTATCTGGCTGCAGGGACGTTCTACTGGAACAGCGGGATCTTTATGTGGCGTTGTTCCACGATTCTGGAGGCGTTGCAAAAACAGATGCCCGAGATGATGGAAAAACTGGAAAACATTGGTCAGGCGGCTGGGGAATCGAATTTTTCGGAGGTTCTAGAGCGAGAGTTTGCGGCCATCGAAGGCAAATCGATCGATTACGCCGTCATGGAGGATTACCCCAATATTGTCGTCCTTGAAGCTCCCTTTCGCTGGGACGATGTCGGCAGTTGGCAGTCTTTGGCCCGTATGAATCCTCCCGATGCGGATGGAAATACGGTCCTTGCTAATCACCTGGGGATCGATACTCGGCAAACAATCGTTTTTGGTGATACCGACCACCTAATCGTGACGATCGATATCGAGGACCTGATCGTGGTCCACACTCCCGGGGCGACTTTGGTTGCCCCGAAATCGTCTGAAGAACGCGTCCGTGAAGTGGTCAAGCGATTAACGGAAGAGGGTCGTGAGAGTCGTTTGTGA
- a CDS encoding small basic protein, which yields MTMDSSLKVQAGAIKTRNVLTRAERITRLKELDRWNEDDSVVGMPKVRVVKVSLKKKKKVKKEETDDKKKKK from the coding sequence ATGACAATGGACAGCAGCCTGAAAGTTCAGGCCGGAGCGATTAAGACTCGCAACGTTTTGACCCGTGCAGAACGTATTACGCGATTGAAAGAATTGGACCGCTGGAATGAAGACGACAGCGTCGTCGGCATGCCCAAGGTTCGCGTCGTGAAAGTCTCGCTGAAGAAGAAGAAGAAAGTGAAGAAAGAAGAGACCGACGACAAAAAGAAGAAGAAGTAG
- a CDS encoding acyl-CoA desaturase, with translation MSVVDTDCPKPGAGSAPAKGELDPVQQDATGQADPLRLPLPEATQPLQLMWRYVIVLSLVHLVALMVFVPWFFSWSGVVLAIAGHFVFGMLGVTIGYHRLLTHRGFECPKWLEHTFAILGMCNLQDSPARWVAIHRLHHQHSDHQPDPHSPLASFLWSHVGWVVYRHRDLDRTSRYERYVRDLLRDPFYLRLEKKDGWFFVFAAHALLIVGAGALYGWFSGGSGQAAFQMAASWAVWAVAARTVFVLHGTWAVNSLTHVFGYRNYETRDESRNNWLVALSSHGEGWHNNHHAQPRSAAHGHHWWEFDMSWWVIRGMEMVGLATKVVRPKPVADPDT, from the coding sequence ATGAGCGTTGTGGACACGGATTGCCCAAAACCGGGTGCTGGCTCGGCTCCTGCTAAAGGGGAGCTGGATCCCGTTCAGCAAGATGCGACCGGCCAGGCCGATCCATTGCGACTTCCGCTGCCTGAGGCGACTCAGCCGCTGCAGCTGATGTGGCGGTATGTCATCGTGTTGTCGTTGGTGCATCTAGTCGCTCTGATGGTTTTCGTCCCCTGGTTTTTCAGTTGGTCGGGAGTGGTTTTGGCAATCGCCGGGCATTTTGTGTTCGGCATGTTAGGGGTGACGATCGGTTACCACCGGCTGCTAACGCATCGCGGCTTCGAGTGTCCTAAATGGCTGGAGCATACGTTCGCCATTTTGGGAATGTGCAATTTGCAGGACAGCCCTGCTCGTTGGGTCGCGATCCATCGCCTGCACCACCAGCACAGTGATCATCAACCCGATCCGCATTCGCCACTGGCCAGTTTCTTGTGGTCTCATGTCGGCTGGGTCGTCTATCGTCATCGCGACCTGGATCGCACGTCTCGCTACGAACGTTATGTCCGCGACCTGTTGCGAGATCCGTTCTACCTGCGTCTGGAAAAGAAGGACGGTTGGTTCTTCGTTTTCGCTGCACATGCTCTGTTGATCGTAGGTGCGGGAGCTCTGTATGGATGGTTTTCGGGTGGGAGTGGGCAAGCCGCTTTCCAGATGGCGGCCAGTTGGGCTGTCTGGGCGGTCGCCGCACGAACCGTGTTTGTTTTGCACGGGACCTGGGCTGTTAACTCTTTGACGCATGTCTTTGGGTATCGAAATTACGAAACCCGTGACGAAAGTCGCAACAATTGGTTGGTTGCATTGTCAAGTCACGGTGAAGGCTGGCACAATAATCATCACGCACAACCACGCTCGGCGGCTCATGGCCACCACTGGTGGGAATTTGATATGTCTTGGTGGGTGATTCGCGGGATGGAAATGGTAGGGCTGGCCACTAAAGTTGTACGTCCCAAACCTGTTGCCGACCCCGATACCTGA
- a CDS encoding ABC transporter substrate-binding protein → MSRFFPLLKNGLPRFGVVASSATMLALVLGFAGCSDPGKSANKEGLQPVVIQLNWYPEAEHGGAYAALVDGSYEAAGYDVEIRSGGPATPVAADLASGRCQFAFANADDVVLYRQQGVDVVAVLAAMQNHPRCILVRADSGITSLDDLKGLTLQRQPGKPFLEFMRQRGLLDGVQEVPYLGSVSALVASKDIAIQAYSFAEPLLAEQQGVDVTPLMVSELGWNPYSSVLLTTGELIRDNPTLVRDVVQATQQGWRTYLTSPSAANEKILAANHHGMTAEVLDFGVKQLPGLAMPDGATIESVGGMSLSRWKTLVEQMTKLGIVDPENVKAEDCFDAQFLLP, encoded by the coding sequence ATGTCCCGGTTCTTCCCCCTTCTGAAAAACGGCCTCCCGCGATTCGGGGTTGTGGCCAGTTCCGCGACGATGCTCGCGTTGGTTCTTGGCTTTGCCGGGTGTTCTGATCCCGGGAAAAGTGCAAACAAAGAGGGTCTGCAGCCGGTCGTGATTCAGTTGAATTGGTACCCGGAGGCCGAGCATGGCGGTGCCTATGCTGCCCTGGTCGATGGATCCTATGAAGCGGCCGGCTACGATGTTGAAATCCGCTCCGGAGGTCCAGCGACCCCGGTTGCCGCCGACCTAGCCAGTGGCCGTTGTCAGTTCGCTTTTGCAAACGCCGATGACGTGGTCCTTTATCGCCAACAGGGCGTTGATGTGGTCGCGGTTTTGGCCGCCATGCAGAACCATCCACGCTGCATTCTGGTGCGGGCCGATTCCGGAATCACCAGTCTTGATGACCTGAAAGGGCTAACCCTTCAGCGTCAGCCTGGCAAGCCTTTTCTGGAATTCATGCGGCAACGCGGATTGTTGGACGGAGTTCAGGAAGTACCTTATCTCGGTTCGGTATCGGCCCTGGTGGCGTCGAAGGATATCGCGATCCAGGCCTATTCATTTGCCGAACCGCTGCTCGCCGAACAGCAAGGAGTCGACGTAACGCCATTGATGGTCAGCGAGCTTGGCTGGAACCCTTACAGCAGCGTCTTGCTGACCACGGGGGAACTGATTCGTGACAATCCGACGTTGGTTCGAGATGTGGTGCAAGCGACTCAGCAAGGTTGGCGTACCTATCTAACCAGCCCCTCGGCGGCGAACGAGAAAATTCTTGCTGCGAATCACCATGGAATGACCGCTGAAGTGCTTGATTTCGGAGTCAAGCAACTGCCAGGACTGGCGATGCCTGACGGGGCAACCATTGAAAGTGTTGGAGGGATGTCTCTCTCGCGTTGGAAAACTTTAGTCGAGCAAATGACCAAACTAGGCATCGTCGACCCCGAGAATGTAAAAGCTGAAGATTGCTTTGACGCTCAGTTTTTGCTTCCTTAG
- a CDS encoding PD-(D/E)XK nuclease family protein, whose amino-acid sequence MTQTTLQRIFLGWDQPLLQASVNYLHKRYGSSKSWDLSATTLVVPTSRSRRQLIALLKQHAATEQLDLQPPRILTVGTLPEQLYQPAGELALELEQTLAWTQVLLATDPQRLKALLPTIPPHDPIAPWVELAASLRRLHDTLAADNLRFADVIAFIETAAEKDRWQLLDELLDAYRGQLKAAGRLDPAAARQTAIETGGCGTDRQIILIGAADLSGVLCKMLDTVASKVTSLVGAAESDQVLFDRYGRVEPQEWAMRDLPWRDEQLLQADDASDQSAVMANQVLKLQQTFRPDQITVGVTDDSLVTFVETELEQCNLATHREQGWPLSQTAPGRFLRLLSMLRTRMDWNSLAALVRHSDVYDWLDRQLSAENEESGLPKTRRDLPWLTQLDHFLGNHYPTKLDVAIPAVALDDYPVLPALLQRVTDWLAPLLAPPKSLAKWSQSLLRVIDAIYPPVEEFSESDTSDSGEFGADETDAVPGEDIGVQRTQFAIDRMHVMLERLETLSDVLDVPVPAAVAMEMLLGRLAEAPIVLASSPEKIEILGWLELALDDSEGLVVVGLNHPYVPESITADPFLPGSLRSRLNMADNERRFARDAYALHSILSTRPDTRFIVGRRGPDGSPTPPSRLLSAASGADLARRIMQLLSAADSPRVMPPSSSGEISKTSLPIPVAGKADIKVMSVTAFSAYLACPFRFYLRHVLGLRPQDDQSRELQANQFGDLVHGALEDFGDNEDHRQATKASEIEELLLQYLYAYAKKRFGEDPAAAVQVQIHQAERRLKVVASRQAERRAEGWEIRYAEASVDPKPAADGSPGAGIQIGDRRMGLKGRFDRIDYHPQTGQWAILDYKTHGHLPRKKHIDSTSGEWVDLQLPLYRLMTEYIEGVDAPADQIQLGYFNIADQADATGIHLADFTETEFEAAEKLVKSCIERIWDNDFAPSPDPVPFDDYAMICQTGLAATLLDSFSLPSVEEVSQ is encoded by the coding sequence GTGACACAGACCACTCTCCAACGCATTTTTCTGGGCTGGGATCAGCCTCTTCTGCAAGCATCCGTCAACTATTTGCACAAGCGATATGGTTCCAGCAAAAGTTGGGATCTGTCGGCGACGACGTTGGTCGTTCCGACTTCGCGTTCGCGTCGGCAGTTGATTGCGTTGCTTAAACAGCACGCCGCTACGGAGCAGCTGGATTTGCAGCCGCCTCGGATTCTGACCGTCGGAACGCTGCCGGAACAGCTCTACCAGCCCGCGGGCGAACTTGCTTTAGAACTGGAGCAGACACTTGCCTGGACTCAGGTTCTGTTGGCGACCGACCCCCAGCGTCTGAAGGCGTTGCTGCCCACTATTCCGCCGCATGACCCGATTGCGCCGTGGGTCGAACTTGCCGCTTCGCTACGCCGCTTGCATGACACGCTGGCCGCTGACAATTTGCGATTTGCCGACGTCATTGCGTTTATTGAAACCGCTGCCGAAAAAGATCGCTGGCAATTACTGGATGAATTGTTGGATGCATATCGAGGCCAATTGAAGGCAGCCGGGCGGCTGGACCCTGCGGCGGCCAGGCAGACGGCGATCGAAACGGGCGGCTGTGGGACCGATCGTCAGATTATTTTGATTGGTGCTGCCGACCTGAGCGGTGTTCTTTGCAAAATGTTGGACACCGTTGCTTCTAAGGTGACTTCGCTGGTCGGGGCAGCCGAATCCGATCAGGTTTTGTTCGACCGCTACGGACGGGTCGAACCGCAAGAGTGGGCGATGCGTGACCTGCCTTGGCGGGACGAGCAACTTTTGCAGGCCGATGATGCCAGCGATCAGTCGGCCGTGATGGCAAACCAGGTTCTAAAACTGCAGCAGACCTTTAGGCCGGATCAGATCACCGTTGGGGTCACCGACGATTCTTTGGTCACCTTTGTCGAAACCGAACTGGAACAGTGCAACCTTGCCACACATCGCGAGCAAGGTTGGCCACTATCGCAAACGGCTCCGGGCCGGTTCCTGCGTTTGCTGTCGATGTTACGGACGCGGATGGACTGGAATTCTTTGGCGGCACTGGTCAGGCACTCGGATGTTTACGATTGGCTGGACCGGCAGCTGTCGGCGGAAAACGAAGAATCGGGCCTTCCGAAAACGCGTCGCGATCTTCCCTGGTTGACTCAACTGGATCACTTTTTAGGAAACCACTATCCGACAAAGTTGGATGTGGCGATTCCGGCGGTTGCGTTGGACGATTACCCCGTCCTGCCTGCGCTGCTGCAACGCGTCACGGATTGGCTGGCTCCGTTGCTCGCGCCACCGAAGTCGTTGGCCAAATGGTCGCAATCCCTGCTGCGTGTGATCGACGCGATTTATCCGCCCGTCGAAGAGTTCTCCGAAAGCGATACATCGGATTCCGGTGAATTTGGTGCGGATGAAACCGATGCCGTTCCTGGTGAAGACATTGGAGTCCAGCGGACTCAGTTTGCGATCGACCGGATGCACGTGATGTTGGAGCGGTTGGAAACGCTCAGCGATGTCTTAGACGTTCCGGTCCCCGCGGCGGTGGCGATGGAGATGCTGCTGGGTAGGTTGGCCGAAGCACCGATTGTGCTTGCATCCTCCCCCGAGAAAATCGAAATTTTGGGGTGGTTGGAACTTGCCTTGGATGATTCCGAAGGCTTGGTGGTCGTCGGGCTGAATCATCCTTATGTGCCGGAAAGTATCACGGCGGACCCGTTTCTTCCGGGCAGTCTGCGGTCTCGGTTGAACATGGCCGACAATGAACGTCGTTTTGCCCGAGACGCCTATGCGTTGCACAGTATTCTAAGCACCCGTCCCGATACCCGATTTATCGTCGGTCGCCGCGGTCCCGACGGCAGTCCAACGCCGCCCAGTCGTTTGCTTTCGGCGGCATCGGGGGCGGATCTTGCTCGCCGAATCATGCAGTTACTCTCTGCCGCTGATTCTCCGCGTGTGATGCCCCCTTCTTCCTCTGGGGAAATCAGCAAGACATCGCTGCCGATTCCTGTTGCGGGCAAAGCCGACATCAAGGTCATGAGTGTGACCGCTTTTAGTGCCTACTTGGCCTGCCCGTTTCGGTTCTATTTGCGACACGTTTTGGGACTCCGTCCTCAAGACGATCAGTCCCGTGAATTGCAGGCCAACCAGTTCGGCGACTTGGTTCACGGAGCACTCGAGGATTTTGGCGACAATGAAGATCATCGCCAGGCGACCAAGGCAAGCGAAATCGAAGAACTGCTGCTTCAGTATTTGTATGCCTATGCCAAAAAGCGATTTGGGGAAGATCCTGCTGCCGCAGTGCAGGTGCAAATCCATCAGGCGGAGCGACGCTTAAAAGTGGTTGCGTCCCGTCAAGCGGAACGGCGTGCGGAAGGCTGGGAGATTCGCTACGCGGAAGCTTCCGTCGATCCGAAACCTGCGGCGGACGGAAGCCCAGGTGCCGGGATCCAGATCGGCGATCGCCGGATGGGGCTGAAAGGTCGTTTTGACCGTATCGATTACCATCCGCAAACCGGTCAGTGGGCGATCCTTGATTACAAAACGCATGGGCACCTACCGCGTAAAAAGCATATCGATTCAACCAGTGGTGAATGGGTTGATTTGCAGTTGCCGCTGTATCGTTTGATGACCGAGTACATCGAAGGGGTCGACGCTCCAGCGGATCAGATTCAGTTGGGGTATTTCAATATTGCTGACCAAGCGGATGCAACCGGCATTCATCTGGCCGATTTTACAGAAACCGAATTTGAAGCGGCGGAGAAACTTGTGAAGTCATGTATCGAGCGAATTTGGGATAACGATTTTGCCCCGAGTCCCGATCCGGTTCCGTTTGATGACTATGCAATGATTTGTCAAACAGGATTGGCAGCAACTCTGCTCGATTCCTTCTCCCTGCCAAGTGTTGAGGAGGTGAGTCAATGA